In the Enterobacteriaceae endosymbiont of Plateumaris braccata genome, CTTGTATTACCAAAATATAATTTTATAAATCTTGATAAGAACCATTATACAATAAAACTAACAGTTTTTGATATTTACGATAATAAATCTATGTCATACATAGATATTACTGTTTTAAAACCTCATATAAATAAAAATTTTTCAACATTTACTATTTTTCCTAAACAAATATTAGTTCATAGAGAATCTGCAAAACTTATTTTTGAAGCACGTGATATGAATAATAATATTATTTCTAATATGAAAAATATAGAGTTTATAGTTGATGCTGGTATGCCAGATAAACATAATGTACATATATCTAAAATAGTAGAAAATCCTAAAGGGACATATTCTGCAGAAATGACAAGTGAAACTACTGCAAATATTAAATTTGGGGTAAAAATAAATAAAAAAGTTAATAAAAATTTACATGATTTTGTCAGCATAATAAATCCTTCAGCAGATAATATACAAATTGTAGCTGATAAATTTATAGCTAGAGTGGGTGATCCTATATCAATGACTATACTTGTTTTTGATAAAAAAGGTAGTAGATTAGGTAATGCTGCTGTAAGAATAGAAACAGTATCTATCAGAGATCGTCAAGGAAGAATACGTAAAGATTCTGGATTATTACATATTTTTAATTTAAGAACAAAAAGAGTATATATTGGTAGAAAATTTTTATTTTATACAAATAGTTTTGGACAAATACCTATACGTATGTCTGATCCTCAAGGGATTGGTGTAAAAACTGAGATAGATTTTATTGCTGATAATTATATAAGAAAAAGACTTTCTTTTACTTATACAGTTCTTACAAGTCCTGATACAATTCATGCAAATATGTATGGTCATATGACAGATATTATAGATGTTAATGGTTTTAAATTTTTTAGACCAGCATTAATGCAAGAATTTAGAGGTGATGTAGTTCGTCATCATTTAAATGAAGATTGGGCAGCATTGACATGGGATAATGCTGTATTTTATTGTAAAAATATAAAAAATGGAGAAGTTCCAGATAAATTTAAACTTGCTAGTCTTTTAGCAGAGCACCCTAGTGATGATATCTTTGGTAATTATGGTTGGCCTTTGACTACTGATTTTGCAGAAGTTTGGAGTTCAAGCTGGACAATAAGAGCATATATGCCTAGACCATTATATTATTATTATAACTTTGTAACAAAAGAAGAAGTTGAAGGTATTAATAGTTCTTCTTTCGCAGTTGTGTGTCAAATTAAACTTAAAAAATAATATATATTTTTAGTAAAAAGCTTTAGTAAAAAGCTTTTTATCAAAATTTAATAAAATTAAAAATTTTATTAAATTTTGATAATTATCATAAATTATATTTAGATTAAATAATCTTTATAAATAAAAAAATTATTTTTTTAACACTAGAAATTTTGTTTTATTATTTATTTTATTTGATATTGGATAGGTTTTTATTATGTTTAATTTATAAAGTTCAGCTGTTTTTTTATTCCCTATAGCAGCAAAATTTTGTGATTTAAATATAGATATTTTTTTTATAGCAGCAGCAGTACTATTACAAAAATGTTTTTTCCATAAAGGATGTTTGTTTATAAATAAACTACATTGTTTAAATGGTTCAGCATGACTAAAAATTTCATGAATGTTATTAATATTATTATATTTAGTATATGTAATTAAACAATGTTTAATAGGAATTTCAAATTCATAATGAATCTTTAAAGAACTATTTTTTAGTAAAGTGTTAACTTTATTTATTATTCCTGAACAATTGTTTTCTATAGGAACTATAGCAAAGTTAATAATATTTTTTTCCATATAAAAAAATATTTCGGTAAAACTATTACAACTTATATTAAAAATTTTTTTTTTAAAAAAAAAATTTTTAATATAAGTTAATGTTGCTAAATGAGAATAAGTACCCATAGGTCCTAAAAAAGCTATACTTATAGTAGTATCATTATATTGATGCACATTACTATAAATATTTTTTAAAAAATATTTATAATTATTTATAGTTACTACATTCAATGAGAGATTCTTTGGTAAAGAATAATCAAAATATATGTTTTTAATGAAATTATCCATAAATTATATAAGAAAAAATTTTAAAATGTTTCTAACAAATTATCATAAAAAATAAAAAAATGAAATATTTTTATTTTTTAATA is a window encoding:
- a CDS encoding prephenate dehydratase domain-containing protein, which codes for MDNFIKNIYFDYSLPKNLSLNVVTINNYKYFLKNIYSNVHQYNDTTISIAFLGPMGTYSHLATLTYIKNFFFKKKIFNISCNSFTEIFFYMEKNIINFAIVPIENNCSGIINKVNTLLKNSSLKIHYEFEIPIKHCLITYTKYNNINNIHEIFSHAEPFKQCSLFINKHPLWKKHFCNSTAAAIKKISIFKSQNFAAIGNKKTAELYKLNIIKTYPISNKINNKTKFLVLKK